The following are from one region of the Macrobrachium nipponense isolate FS-2020 chromosome 21, ASM1510439v2, whole genome shotgun sequence genome:
- the LOC135197607 gene encoding uncharacterized protein LOC135197607 — MLMAVVIVSLYSGSITAYLAIPFRSVPINSIEDIIRSKTRPALRSKTLVYETLTAEGGALYGDRQRVGVFSDAEMSTWEFFQTVADGTFAVVDVYSSAVGRANKYEARGARCQFYLGRDAVQTDLDAFAYVKNSPIIWQIDLTIQWLQNFGLIQYIKQKYYKVPCEAEITSDGPKPLSITQAQGALYVLAFGLLLALAVFVAEMLLGRIITFGYLSGYPRSGPWRIL; from the exons ATGCTTATGGCTGTCGTCATCGTCTCTCTCTACAGTGGTTCCATCACAGCTTATCTCGCCATTCCGTTCAG ATCGGTACCAATAAATTCCATAGAAGACATAATACGAAGCAAGACCAGACCTGCCTTGAGAAGTAAAACGCTGGTGTATGAAACTTTG ACCGCAGAGGGAGGCGCCTTGTACGGGGACCGCCAACGCGTCGGCGTGTTCAGTGACGCCGAAATGTCTACCTGGGAGTTTTTCCAGACTGTGGCTGACGGCACATTTGCCGTCGTGG ATGTCTACAGTTCAGCCGTCGGAAGAGCTAACAAGTACGAAGCCCGGGGTGCAAGGTGCCAGTTCTACCTAGGCAGAGACGCCGTTCAAACCGACCTCGATGCCTTTGCTTACGTGAAAAATAGTCCCATCATCTGGCAGATCGATCTGAC AATCCAGTGGCTTCAGAACTTCGGTCTAATTCAGTACATtaaacaaaagtactacaaagtTCCTTGTGAAGCTGAAATCACGTCAGATGGGCCTAAGCCGCTCTCGATCACTCAG GCGCAAGGAGCACTGTATGTCCTGGCCTTTGGTTTGCTGCTCGCCCTCGCAGTATTTGTGGCCGAAATGCTCTTGGGAAGAATTATTACCTTCGGGTATTTGTCAGGTTACCCACGCTCTGGGCCGTGGAGAATTCTCTAG